From the Priestia koreensis genome, one window contains:
- a CDS encoding glycoside hydrolase family 2 TIM barrel-domain containing protein has translation MTFQYTPPANGYPEWNNNPEIFQLNRMKAHATLIPFSTVEEALKLDRKDSSFYESLNGLWKFRFSENPDARVKDFHKADYDVSDWSDMKVPAHWQLEGYDYPQYTNVTYPWVGKEDLKPPFAPTKYNPVGQYVRTFTVPERWEDQPVYISFQGVESAFYVWVNGELVGYSEDSFTPAEFDLTPYVKEGENTLAVEVYRWSDASWLEDQDFWRMSGIFRDVYLYSTPNVHVYDLEVRSPYDVKTKNGSLSVKADVVTSSRYEGQPLRVEAQLYDAQGKSVLDTSLQNSFTSEGMIHLEASVEKPHPWSAESPSLYTLVVSVWDGEQVLEAQSCKVGFRTFGIEDGLMKINGERIVFRGVNRHEFTSKKGRAAISRDDMLQDILLMKQYNINAVRTSHYPNDVVWYELCDEYGLYVIDETNLETHGSWSYGQVGEGEAVPGSKPEWRENVVDRCRTMYERDKNHPSILIWSLGNESFGGENFVHMYNFLKEKDPTRIVHYEGIFHHREYEHVSDIESTMYNKIEDLEKYAMWNGKKPYILCEYSHAMGNSCGNLFKYWELFERYPILQGGFIWDWRDQALETTTEDGTTYLAYGGDFGDTPNDGTFCGNGLIFADGKVSPKLHEVKACHQSIKWSLVDLGSQRFQVENQYLFTNVKDYELKWTLTKDGQIVQEDVLSIDVQPTQTGEAHIPYTVPSERGEYVLTVSAHLKEDTSWAKRGHEVSFNQFVVAKVAGDSSIEEGEMNASETDRDWTIEGPSFTAKVSKETGMLHSYKIEGVERLTQGLRPNFWRALTDNDRGNKLDERAGVWRDVKATLTQLSVEQSKQKVIIHTMFTLATGLPSFCRVTYAFDPTGEVTVTQTVDAQAGLPELPEVGMLFAMKEEFDQLSWYGKGPHENHWDRNKGAKIGIYEGVVSEQLTPYLRPQESGNKTDVRWMTVTNKEGRGLKISGLPLVEANALPYTPLELEAHDHHYKLPTSDKVVVRVNYKQMGVGGDDSWGAKTHPEFTLPSGQVYVNQFVLKGI, from the coding sequence ATGACATTTCAATATACACCACCTGCGAATGGATATCCTGAGTGGAACAATAACCCTGAAATCTTCCAATTAAATAGAATGAAAGCGCACGCAACGTTAATTCCTTTTTCGACAGTGGAAGAAGCGTTAAAGCTCGATCGAAAGGACTCTTCTTTTTACGAATCGTTAAATGGTCTATGGAAGTTTCGTTTCTCTGAAAACCCTGATGCACGGGTAAAGGACTTTCACAAAGCTGATTATGATGTGAGCGACTGGTCTGACATGAAGGTTCCTGCTCATTGGCAGCTAGAGGGATACGATTACCCTCAATATACAAACGTGACGTACCCTTGGGTTGGAAAAGAAGATCTAAAACCTCCTTTTGCACCGACAAAGTACAATCCTGTTGGTCAATATGTACGAACGTTTACGGTTCCAGAGCGTTGGGAAGACCAACCTGTGTACATTAGCTTTCAAGGCGTTGAGTCGGCTTTTTACGTATGGGTGAACGGCGAGCTTGTTGGGTACAGTGAGGACAGCTTTACACCAGCTGAATTTGATTTAACACCTTATGTAAAAGAGGGGGAAAATACGCTTGCAGTAGAAGTCTATCGTTGGAGTGATGCAAGCTGGCTTGAGGATCAGGATTTTTGGCGCATGAGCGGAATTTTCCGCGACGTGTATTTGTACTCAACGCCAAACGTTCATGTATATGACCTTGAGGTTCGCAGTCCATACGATGTGAAAACAAAAAATGGTTCTTTATCAGTCAAGGCGGACGTAGTTACATCTAGTCGTTACGAAGGACAACCGCTACGCGTAGAAGCGCAGTTATATGACGCACAAGGCAAGAGCGTCTTGGATACATCGCTTCAAAACTCGTTTACGAGCGAAGGTATGATTCACCTTGAAGCATCAGTTGAAAAGCCACATCCTTGGAGCGCTGAGTCACCATCTCTTTATACACTTGTTGTGAGCGTATGGGACGGTGAGCAAGTTTTAGAAGCACAAAGCTGTAAGGTCGGGTTCCGTACGTTTGGAATTGAAGACGGCTTAATGAAAATTAACGGGGAGCGAATTGTCTTCCGTGGCGTGAATCGTCACGAATTCACATCAAAAAAAGGACGCGCAGCCATTTCACGTGACGATATGCTGCAAGATATCCTGCTCATGAAGCAATACAACATTAATGCCGTTCGTACCTCTCATTATCCAAATGATGTCGTGTGGTATGAGCTTTGTGATGAATACGGATTGTACGTCATTGACGAAACAAACTTAGAAACACACGGCAGCTGGTCGTATGGACAAGTAGGCGAAGGAGAGGCAGTTCCAGGTAGTAAACCGGAATGGCGTGAGAACGTCGTTGATCGCTGTCGTACGATGTATGAGCGTGATAAAAACCATCCATCGATTTTAATTTGGTCACTTGGAAATGAATCATTTGGCGGAGAGAATTTTGTTCATATGTACAATTTCTTAAAAGAAAAAGACCCGACACGAATTGTTCATTATGAAGGGATTTTCCATCACCGTGAGTACGAACACGTATCAGATATTGAAAGTACGATGTACAACAAGATCGAAGACTTAGAAAAATACGCGATGTGGAACGGCAAGAAACCGTATATTTTATGTGAATATAGCCATGCGATGGGAAATTCTTGCGGAAATCTCTTTAAATACTGGGAGTTATTTGAACGCTATCCGATTTTACAAGGCGGATTTATTTGGGATTGGCGTGATCAGGCTCTTGAAACAACAACTGAGGATGGCACAACGTATTTAGCATACGGCGGTGACTTCGGTGATACGCCAAATGACGGAACGTTCTGTGGAAACGGGTTAATTTTTGCAGATGGCAAGGTCAGTCCGAAGCTTCACGAAGTAAAAGCCTGTCATCAATCCATTAAATGGTCGTTAGTTGACTTAGGAAGCCAACGTTTTCAAGTTGAAAATCAGTACTTATTTACGAACGTAAAAGATTACGAGTTGAAATGGACACTCACAAAAGATGGTCAAATCGTTCAAGAAGACGTTTTATCGATTGATGTACAACCGACTCAAACAGGAGAAGCTCATATTCCGTATACCGTTCCTTCAGAGAGAGGCGAATACGTTTTAACAGTGAGCGCTCACTTAAAAGAAGACACGTCTTGGGCGAAACGAGGGCATGAAGTTTCCTTTAATCAGTTTGTCGTTGCGAAGGTTGCAGGGGATTCTTCTATAGAAGAAGGAGAAATGAACGCCTCCGAGACTGATAGGGATTGGACTATCGAAGGGCCTTCTTTTACAGCAAAAGTTAGTAAGGAAACAGGCATGCTGCATTCTTATAAAATAGAAGGCGTAGAGCGCTTGACACAAGGTCTTCGTCCAAACTTTTGGCGTGCGCTAACAGACAATGACCGCGGGAATAAATTGGACGAACGAGCGGGCGTTTGGCGTGATGTAAAGGCTACGCTCACACAGCTATCGGTGGAGCAATCAAAGCAAAAAGTAATCATTCATACGATGTTTACCTTAGCAACGGGCCTTCCAAGCTTTTGCCGCGTTACCTATGCGTTTGATCCTACAGGAGAAGTAACCGTCACCCAAACGGTTGATGCACAGGCAGGATTACCTGAACTTCCTGAAGTGGGGATGCTATTTGCGATGAAGGAAGAGTTTGATCAGCTTTCTTGGTACGGAAAAGGCCCACATGAAAACCACTGGGACCGTAACAAAGGGGCGAAAATAGGCATCTATGAAGGAGTTGTTTCTGAGCAGTTAACGCCTTACTTACGTCCACAGGAAAGCGGAAATAAAACGGATGTACGGTGGATGACCGTGACGAATAAGGAAGGGCGCGGGCTAAAAATTAGTGGACTTCCGTTAGTGGAGGCAAATGCGCTTCCGTACACACCACTTGAACTTGAAGCACATGATCACCACTACAAACTTCCAACAAGTGATAAAGTGGTGGTTCGCGTGAACTACAAGCAAATGGGAGTAGGAGGAGATGACAGCTGGGGAGCGAAAACACACCCAGAATTCACCCTTCCTTCTGGTCAGGTGTATGTGAATCAGTTTGTGTTAAAAGGAATTTAA
- a CDS encoding endonuclease NucS domain-containing protein: MNVWKVEDNTLKELPKSRLDSEDRLENWIAADSSITGLDLLVIGKQVVTLYGGRIDLLAMDYEGNLVILELKRDRTPRDVVSQTLDYASWVKDLTYEQVDAIATNYLQITLSDAFFNRFGVDLPQEINRQHSMIIVASELDPS; encoded by the coding sequence ATGAATGTATGGAAAGTAGAAGATAACACATTAAAAGAATTACCAAAGTCTAGATTAGATAGTGAAGATCGTTTGGAGAACTGGATTGCTGCTGATAGTAGTATTACAGGCTTGGATTTATTAGTGATTGGTAAACAGGTAGTAACGTTATATGGGGGGCGAATTGATTTACTAGCAATGGATTACGAAGGTAATCTCGTTATTTTGGAATTAAAACGAGATCGAACGCCAAGAGATGTTGTTTCTCAAACGTTAGATTACGCTTCTTGGGTTAAGGATTTGACATACGAACAAGTCGATGCCATTGCAACAAACTATTTGCAAATAACGTTAAGCGATGCTTTTTTCAATCGGTTCGGAGTTGATCTTCCACAAGAAATTAATCGCCAGCACAGCATGATTATTGTTGCTTCTGAATTGGATCCTTCTTAA
- the solA gene encoding N-methyl-L-tryptophan oxidase yields MHYDTIVIGAGSMGMAAGYFLSKSGQKTLLLDAFDPPHSNGSHHGDTRIIRHAYGEGEQYVELALYAQELWEELEKQSGESLFLQTGVLNVGPKHSDFIQNIISSANRYDLSLDVLNSEEVSHRWKGIKIPNDYIGCFEPASGVLKCETCISTYKKLAIENGAHLAMNQRVSSVKLNENEVVVKTPNGTYYANSLIIAAGAWSSGLLSSIGINLPLQPTRKTFAWFQTDEKLYNDTTFPAFSFVTSNGTYYGFPSIDGAGLKVGRHDGGEPVHPSESMRPFGDGDQEDVSTFLETYMTASEHTLTYGKTCMYTMTPDEDFIIDVHPNYSNVAIAAGFSGHGFKFSSAVGHVLSELITNGETNQNISPFSLKRFIKGD; encoded by the coding sequence ATGCATTACGACACGATTGTCATCGGAGCCGGTTCCATGGGAATGGCAGCAGGTTATTTTTTATCCAAAAGCGGACAGAAGACGCTATTACTAGATGCGTTTGATCCTCCCCACAGTAATGGTAGTCATCATGGTGATACGCGTATCATCCGTCACGCCTACGGAGAAGGAGAACAGTATGTAGAACTTGCTCTTTACGCACAGGAGCTGTGGGAGGAGCTTGAGAAGCAAAGCGGTGAATCCTTATTTTTGCAAACTGGGGTGTTAAATGTCGGACCGAAGCATTCCGATTTCATTCAAAATATCATATCTAGTGCTAACCGTTATGATTTATCTCTCGACGTGTTGAATTCTGAGGAGGTTTCTCATCGGTGGAAAGGAATCAAAATACCGAATGATTATATCGGATGCTTTGAACCAGCATCTGGCGTTTTAAAATGTGAGACATGTATTTCTACATATAAAAAATTAGCGATCGAAAACGGGGCTCATCTTGCTATGAATCAGCGCGTATCTTCGGTTAAGCTCAATGAAAATGAAGTAGTAGTAAAAACACCAAACGGTACGTATTATGCAAACTCTCTCATTATCGCAGCTGGAGCATGGTCGTCCGGGCTTTTATCATCAATCGGAATCAATTTACCTCTTCAGCCGACCCGAAAAACATTCGCATGGTTTCAGACAGATGAAAAGCTCTATAACGATACTACGTTTCCTGCTTTTTCATTCGTGACATCAAACGGCACGTATTATGGATTTCCAAGTATTGATGGTGCGGGGTTGAAGGTAGGAAGACATGACGGCGGGGAACCAGTTCATCCGAGTGAATCAATGCGACCGTTCGGTGATGGTGATCAAGAGGATGTTTCCACCTTTTTAGAAACGTATATGACAGCATCCGAGCATACTCTTACCTACGGAAAAACGTGTATGTACACGATGACGCCTGATGAGGACTTTATCATTGATGTGCATCCAAATTATTCAAACGTTGCGATTGCAGCAGGTTTTTCAGGACATGGATTTAAGTTCAGTAGCGCCGTTGGTCACGTGCTAAGTGAACTCATTACAAATGGTGAAACGAACCAAAACATTTCACCATTTTCACTCAAACGTTTTATAAAAGGAGACTAA
- a CDS encoding kinase — MMTHSLIKEVRKKWQHHETDRLIVAIDGLSRSGKTTITKELEKELQRESISYAILHIDDFITERSKRYHTGRDQWEEYYHLQWDVEQLKEHLFKPLQEEATLSLPFYLDKEDRHEWRSVHLPPRGVIIIEGVFLQRSVWRSFLDYIVYIDCSRETRFRRENNETQALIHKFENRYWKAEEHYLKEEQPLENAELVIYN, encoded by the coding sequence ATGATGACTCATTCACTGATTAAAGAAGTACGAAAGAAATGGCAGCACCATGAAACCGATCGACTTATTGTCGCCATTGACGGGTTAAGCCGCTCTGGTAAAACGACGATCACGAAGGAATTAGAAAAAGAGCTTCAACGAGAAAGCATTTCGTACGCGATTTTACATATTGATGATTTTATTACCGAGCGATCCAAGCGCTATCACACGGGTAGAGATCAATGGGAGGAATATTATCATCTACAGTGGGATGTGGAACAATTAAAAGAACATCTTTTTAAACCCTTACAAGAAGAAGCAACACTTTCGCTTCCGTTTTATTTAGACAAAGAGGATCGTCATGAATGGCGATCGGTACACTTGCCGCCTAGAGGTGTCATCATCATTGAAGGCGTATTTTTACAGCGCTCTGTGTGGCGGTCTTTTTTAGACTATATTGTATACATAGATTGCTCCAGAGAGACGCGCTTTCGTCGAGAGAACAACGAAACACAAGCATTAATACATAAGTTTGAAAATCGATACTGGAAAGCAGAAGAACATTATCTCAAAGAGGAACAGCCTTTAGAAAACGCCGAGCTTGTTATCTATAATTGA
- a CDS encoding YbaK/EbsC family protein: MSVEKVKAYFKNYGMEDRIIETSQSSATVEQAAEALNCEPERIAKTLSFKVDERVILIVAAGDVKIDNSKYRHQFGKKAKMLSSDEVETLIGHVVGGVCPFAVNEGVTVYLDESLKRFQTVFPACGSRNSAIELTIEELEEHARPVEWVDVGKDSKSA, translated from the coding sequence ATGTCAGTAGAAAAAGTAAAAGCCTATTTTAAAAACTATGGGATGGAGGATCGTATCATTGAAACGTCTCAATCAAGCGCGACCGTTGAACAAGCTGCAGAAGCCCTAAACTGTGAGCCAGAACGAATCGCTAAAACGCTATCGTTTAAAGTTGATGAACGAGTCATTTTAATCGTCGCAGCGGGTGATGTGAAAATTGATAACTCAAAATATCGCCATCAGTTCGGGAAAAAGGCGAAAATGCTCAGTTCAGATGAAGTAGAGACGCTTATTGGACATGTCGTCGGAGGCGTTTGCCCATTTGCGGTAAACGAAGGGGTAACCGTTTATTTAGACGAATCTCTCAAACGATTCCAAACGGTTTTTCCAGCGTGTGGAAGCCGAAACAGTGCCATTGAGTTAACGATTGAAGAATTAGAGGAGCACGCAAGACCCGTTGAATGGGTAGATGTCGGAAAAGACAGCAAAAGCGCTTGA
- a CDS encoding spore coat protein, protein MENQFNQHSQEGSMPFQHGGHEMFDVQEVLSGAVSLLNTYKITKEMVQDVELKEVMDRQVSFLTQEYNTLLEAFQTGSKPTVSLKSYMMKMDHNFTYGLKESEPVTPITQVTDMNDQHVSSLLLGMMKSSASLRAMTALEMTNPVVRRVVADSVPNAVEMAYELSLYQNHHGYYQVPQLPTQDMQKMINAYGPSSNTVH, encoded by the coding sequence GTGGAAAATCAGTTCAATCAACATTCACAAGAAGGTTCGATGCCGTTTCAACATGGTGGTCATGAGATGTTTGATGTCCAAGAAGTGTTATCAGGAGCCGTGAGCTTGCTGAATACATATAAAATAACAAAAGAAATGGTGCAAGACGTGGAATTAAAAGAGGTTATGGATCGCCAAGTGTCCTTTTTAACGCAAGAATACAATACGCTCCTAGAAGCCTTTCAAACAGGAAGTAAACCGACCGTATCTCTTAAAAGCTATATGATGAAAATGGATCACAACTTTACGTATGGGTTAAAAGAAAGCGAACCCGTTACTCCGATTACTCAAGTAACTGATATGAACGATCAGCACGTGTCAAGCTTGCTGTTAGGAATGATGAAGTCGTCTGCGTCTCTTCGTGCAATGACCGCGCTTGAAATGACGAATCCCGTTGTTCGTCGCGTTGTGGCCGATTCTGTTCCAAATGCAGTGGAAATGGCATATGAATTATCGCTTTATCAAAATCATCACGGCTATTATCAAGTTCCACAGCTACCAACGCAAGATATGCAGAAAATGATAAATGCGTACGGTCCTTCTTCTAACACCGTTCACTAA
- a CDS encoding MFS transporter yields the protein MGQPLHKESVAPIQKERIWTRDFILICIANFFIFLGFQMTLPTIPLLVKHLNGSDQLIGFVVGIFTFSALLIRPSAGHALESKGRRFVYLSGLIIFVLSVGSYGFAASILFLFIMRIVQGAGWGLSTTASGTIATDLIPASRRGEGMGYYGLSGNLALAFGPSLGLALSSTVSFTTLFLICSGLGLLAALLSSQIRYKKVEQKEKEEVVAVKWDFYEKSALPPSLLLFFITVTFGGIASFLPLYTAQKGIDGIQWYFLVYALALMLTRTFAGKLYDRRGHRAIFIPGAVLVLIAMLLLAWLPSMTMLFVAGALYGFGFGSIQPALQAWSIEKAPNRRKGMANATFFSFFDLGVGVGAMVFGQIGHTLGYGSIYVTAAFSVLLSIILYMYFLSRDNKVKA from the coding sequence ATGGGTCAACCATTACATAAGGAATCTGTAGCGCCCATTCAAAAAGAACGAATATGGACGCGCGATTTCATCTTAATTTGCATTGCAAACTTTTTTATCTTTCTCGGATTTCAAATGACGCTGCCGACCATTCCGCTTTTAGTGAAGCATTTGAATGGATCAGATCAGCTTATCGGGTTTGTCGTCGGAATTTTCACGTTTTCTGCATTGTTAATTCGTCCATCTGCAGGTCATGCGCTTGAATCGAAGGGCCGACGATTTGTGTACTTATCAGGACTAATTATTTTCGTCCTTTCTGTTGGGTCGTATGGGTTTGCGGCAAGCATTTTATTTCTATTCATTATGCGAATTGTTCAAGGTGCAGGATGGGGGTTATCAACAACTGCCTCTGGCACGATTGCGACAGATTTAATTCCTGCGAGTAGACGAGGAGAAGGGATGGGGTATTACGGATTATCCGGAAACCTTGCGCTTGCATTTGGACCTTCTCTAGGGTTAGCGCTCTCAAGCACCGTTTCCTTTACCACACTCTTTTTAATTTGCTCAGGACTTGGGTTACTGGCTGCTCTTTTATCGTCTCAAATTCGCTATAAAAAGGTCGAACAAAAGGAAAAAGAGGAAGTCGTTGCGGTAAAATGGGACTTTTATGAGAAATCAGCATTACCACCGTCTTTATTATTATTCTTTATTACCGTAACGTTTGGAGGCATTGCATCTTTCCTGCCGCTATACACCGCACAAAAGGGAATCGACGGCATTCAGTGGTACTTTCTTGTCTACGCATTAGCTTTAATGCTGACACGAACGTTTGCGGGTAAATTATACGATCGTAGAGGGCACCGCGCGATCTTTATTCCAGGGGCTGTTTTAGTATTAATTGCTATGCTGTTACTTGCATGGCTTCCAAGCATGACGATGCTCTTTGTAGCAGGTGCGCTATACGGATTTGGTTTTGGATCCATTCAGCCAGCACTCCAAGCATGGTCCATTGAGAAAGCACCTAATCGCCGAAAAGGAATGGCCAATGCAACGTTCTTCTCATTCTTTGACTTAGGCGTCGGGGTTGGAGCCATGGTATTTGGACAAATCGGGCATACGTTAGGATACGGAAGTATTTACGTAACCGCCGCGTTCTCTGTCTTGCTATCCATTATTTTGTACATGTATTTCTTATCACGTGACAACAAAGTAAAAGCATAG
- a CDS encoding alpha/beta hydrolase, whose protein sequence is MKQYDVLEGAEPFIYEGNNVGILVSHGFTGSTQSMKPLGDAYHAAGYTVYGPRLKGHGTHYEDMEQTTYQDWIDSVEEGITWLKERCETIFVTGLSMGGTLTLYLAEKHPEIKGIIPINAAIDIPAMEGAKDQQEPRFFDAIGSDIKKEGVEELAYNKTPLKSMKEIIKLMALVKDDLSKVTCPALIFMSEEDHVVPPLNSTYILENISSHEKEVISMPNSYHVATLDHDQHLIIEESLKFFQTQLEK, encoded by the coding sequence ATGAAACAATATGATGTACTTGAAGGGGCAGAACCATTTATTTATGAAGGAAACAACGTAGGTATTTTAGTCTCGCATGGATTTACAGGAAGTACACAAAGCATGAAACCGCTTGGTGATGCTTACCATGCAGCAGGTTATACGGTATATGGGCCTCGTTTAAAAGGGCATGGGACGCATTATGAGGATATGGAGCAAACGACGTATCAGGATTGGATTGACTCTGTTGAAGAGGGAATTACGTGGTTAAAAGAGCGCTGTGAGACGATTTTTGTAACAGGGCTTTCAATGGGTGGCACATTAACTCTATACCTTGCTGAAAAGCATCCAGAAATTAAAGGAATTATCCCGATTAATGCTGCGATTGATATTCCAGCAATGGAAGGTGCGAAAGACCAACAAGAGCCTCGCTTTTTTGATGCTATCGGTTCCGACATTAAAAAAGAAGGAGTAGAGGAGTTAGCGTATAATAAAACACCTCTTAAGTCGATGAAAGAGATTATTAAGCTGATGGCACTTGTGAAAGATGATCTATCTAAAGTGACGTGTCCAGCGCTTATCTTTATGTCAGAAGAAGATCATGTTGTGCCACCGCTAAACAGTACATACATCTTGGAGAATATCTCATCTCATGAAAAAGAAGTGATCTCAATGCCAAATAGCTACCACGTCGCAACGCTCGATCATGATCAGCATCTTATTATTGAAGAATCGTTAAAATTCTTTCAGACGCAACTAGAGAAGTAG
- a CDS encoding LAGLIDADG family homing endonuclease: protein MEKSHIVKLYEDGKSTTDISALAGISVRQVRNILHQENVTFRPHGSWKRQYTVNEHYFKTWSPNMAYILGFIAADGVISKTLQCISFSQKEPGILEHIRDELQSDQPLHQNERTGVYLLNIHSKTMKDDLMTLHGITPNKSTTITLPYVPAHLLSHFIRGYFDGDGNVTYPKYVVSFVGGSKAFMLGIKGVLEAHGFQPDFVDKGRYFRLYLYGRRTLKVFADWIYQDKGLYLKRKFDIFQRETLPLEQLQNSKHKSTKEAAAERKEQFLNHYKEHRSIQKAVENIGISPQTVQNWLKQDEQFKKNFVDLN, encoded by the coding sequence ATGGAGAAATCGCATATCGTCAAGTTGTACGAAGACGGAAAGAGTACGACTGATATTTCGGCCCTTGCTGGTATATCAGTTCGTCAGGTTCGAAACATCCTTCATCAGGAGAATGTAACGTTTCGTCCGCACGGTAGTTGGAAGCGCCAATATACGGTGAATGAGCATTACTTTAAAACGTGGTCACCAAATATGGCGTACATCCTTGGGTTTATTGCAGCGGACGGTGTCATTTCAAAAACGTTGCAGTGTATTAGCTTTTCGCAAAAAGAGCCCGGTATTCTAGAGCATATTCGAGATGAACTTCAGTCTGATCAACCTCTACATCAAAATGAGCGCACAGGCGTATACCTCTTAAACATTCATAGCAAAACGATGAAAGACGATCTCATGACGCTACACGGAATTACACCAAATAAATCAACAACCATTACACTTCCTTATGTACCAGCGCACTTACTATCTCATTTTATTCGAGGTTATTTTGACGGAGATGGCAACGTCACGTATCCAAAGTATGTTGTCAGCTTTGTTGGGGGTTCTAAAGCTTTTATGCTGGGGATAAAAGGTGTGCTTGAAGCGCATGGGTTTCAGCCTGATTTTGTTGATAAAGGACGGTATTTTAGGCTTTATTTATATGGACGTCGAACGCTCAAAGTATTTGCAGATTGGATTTACCAAGACAAAGGTTTATATCTAAAGCGAAAGTTTGATATCTTCCAACGAGAAACACTCCCACTAGAACAATTACAAAACAGCAAACACAAATCCACGAAAGAAGCTGCTGCAGAACGTAAGGAACAGTTCTTGAACCATTACAAAGAACATAGATCGATACAAAAGGCTGTTGAGAATATTGGCATATCCCCACAAACCGTACAGAACTGGTTAAAGCAAGACGAACAATTTAAAAAGAACTTTGTAGACCTAAACTAA
- a CDS encoding flavin reductase family protein produces the protein MVAIDPTTLSERDNYKILTGTIIPRPVAFVTTLTENETINAAPFSYFNIVSANPPLVSVAVQRHPNSNEKKDTARNAIQQGEFVVHLGDEYIVEDMNQTAATLPPEESELSHTSLTTIPSDRVKVPSLKEARIRFECTLEHHLEVGGTEEQPACDLLIGRIVAYHIDDALYDEEKGYIRTDLVKPVSRLAGQDYAKLGEIFSIERPS, from the coding sequence ATGGTAGCCATTGATCCAACTACATTATCTGAACGCGATAACTATAAAATTTTAACAGGTACGATTATTCCTCGCCCAGTGGCATTTGTAACAACCTTAACAGAGAACGAAACAATTAACGCTGCGCCGTTTAGCTACTTTAATATCGTTTCAGCGAATCCACCCCTTGTATCGGTTGCTGTACAGCGCCATCCGAATTCAAACGAAAAGAAAGATACGGCGCGTAATGCGATTCAACAAGGTGAATTTGTGGTGCATCTTGGAGATGAATATATCGTTGAAGATATGAACCAAACGGCTGCAACTCTTCCTCCAGAAGAAAGTGAACTGTCTCATACGTCGCTTACAACGATTCCAAGTGACCGTGTAAAAGTACCGAGTCTTAAAGAAGCACGTATTCGCTTTGAATGTACGCTTGAGCATCATTTAGAAGTTGGTGGTACAGAAGAACAGCCCGCATGTGATCTGCTAATTGGGCGAATTGTTGCTTATCATATTGATGATGCGCTTTATGACGAGGAAAAAGGCTATATTCGTACAGATTTAGTAAAGCCTGTTAGTCGCCTTGCCGGTCAGGATTATGCGAAGCTTGGGGAGATTTTCTCTATTGAACGCCCTTCTTAA
- a CDS encoding CPBP family intramembrane glutamic endopeptidase has protein sequence MRGYERVEVGKNTGGRYTGAFFSTLGILLVGAIIGVFLLILIVVSDGNKDTYIDASTFEIVGLNPIVTLAISHISYLFWLLGIWISVRFILKRPFRTLITPLQQINWKRIWFGFGIFIVLYILVLIIDLLVFASSYTWNGFSSQFGWLLLFVLVLTPIQTTVEELFFRGFLLQWFAKGIKNHILLALIIGFIFGALHFTNPEMTNSKLFMGLDYVMVGFMLTIIALKTKTLEFSLAAHAANNMFIFLFIQMENSVGGDLPSLFTVVGLSPKSGLFLDLLLFGAYLIIAMNYMKKEKAIHS, from the coding sequence GTGAGAGGATATGAACGGGTAGAGGTAGGGAAAAATACGGGTGGACGATATACCGGTGCATTTTTTTCTACTTTAGGAATTTTACTTGTGGGTGCAATCATTGGCGTCTTTCTGTTAATACTTATCGTGGTATCAGATGGCAATAAAGATACTTATATTGATGCGTCTACATTTGAAATAGTAGGTCTGAATCCAATCGTAACACTTGCTATTTCGCACATTTCGTACTTATTTTGGTTATTAGGGATTTGGATCAGCGTTCGATTTATTCTAAAACGACCGTTCCGTACGTTGATTACACCGCTTCAACAGATTAACTGGAAGCGCATCTGGTTTGGATTTGGTATTTTTATTGTGCTGTATATACTTGTGTTAATCATTGATTTACTTGTTTTTGCTAGTTCGTATACGTGGAACGGATTCAGCAGTCAATTTGGTTGGTTATTGCTGTTTGTGCTCGTTTTAACGCCCATCCAAACGACGGTGGAAGAACTCTTTTTTAGAGGCTTCTTGCTTCAATGGTTTGCAAAAGGAATTAAAAATCATATTCTTTTAGCGCTCATTATAGGATTTATTTTCGGTGCTCTACACTTTACGAACCCAGAAATGACAAATTCGAAGCTATTTATGGGGCTAGATTATGTAATGGTTGGGTTTATGCTGACGATTATTGCGTTAAAAACCAAAACCCTTGAGTTTTCGCTTGCAGCACATGCGGCGAATAACATGTTTATATTTCTCTTCATTCAAATGGAGAATTCAGTAGGTGGAGATCTGCCGTCTTTATTTACAGTAGTGGGTCTGTCACCAAAAAGTGGTTTATTTCTTGATTTGTTGCTATTTGGTGCGTATTTGATCATTGCGATGAACTATATGAAAAAAGAAAAGGCGATACATTCATAA